The Candidatus Margulisiibacteriota bacterium genome includes a region encoding these proteins:
- a CDS encoding glycosyltransferase family 4 protein codes for MHKIAVVIPKYGLMGGAEQFASELTGRLVSATAFDFHVFASRWQEGSVPVTFHKTPVISFPKFLTTPGFAYLAGYKIGRNNFSLVHSHDRIFASDIFTMHGVPHRYWVHNVRRKRMSLFDSATAWVERKLVYEGNCQKFVAVSKLTRDIFLNEYEIDSDKVVVINPGVDLNDYGKQNINSVRNSIRGEFGIGIKDTVILFVSMNFEIKGLDDVLFSLAKLKAQNKNFKLVIAGKGNIKKYTKLIRDMGMISDVIFTGPVSKEKLINMYTAGDIYIMLSKFDTFGMVVLEAMAAGLPVVISGNVGARDIVREGVNGFVVEDTNDSDYIAAKIVSLLDESTRKKMSAAAIQTACQNTWDSVAAKYRNIYSGIIERKIKM; via the coding sequence ATGCATAAAATAGCAGTAGTTATACCTAAATATGGTTTGATGGGCGGAGCCGAACAATTCGCATCTGAATTGACAGGCAGGCTTGTTTCTGCAACAGCTTTTGATTTTCATGTTTTCGCCAGCCGCTGGCAGGAAGGATCTGTTCCGGTGACTTTTCATAAAACACCTGTTATTTCTTTTCCTAAATTTCTAACCACACCCGGGTTTGCCTACCTTGCCGGATACAAAATTGGTCGTAACAATTTTTCTCTCGTTCACAGCCATGATAGAATTTTCGCATCTGACATTTTTACGATGCACGGAGTTCCTCACCGTTATTGGGTGCATAATGTTCGACGAAAACGGATGAGTCTTTTCGATTCAGCAACGGCCTGGGTGGAAAGAAAACTGGTTTATGAAGGCAACTGCCAGAAGTTTGTCGCCGTTTCCAAACTGACCAGAGATATATTCTTAAACGAATATGAAATCGACTCTGATAAGGTTGTTGTTATTAACCCCGGCGTGGATTTAAATGATTACGGGAAACAAAATATAAATTCTGTTCGCAACTCGATACGCGGGGAATTCGGAATCGGCATTAAAGATACGGTAATTTTATTTGTCTCAATGAATTTTGAAATTAAAGGCCTTGACGATGTCTTATTCTCTCTTGCCAAATTAAAGGCTCAGAATAAAAACTTTAAGCTTGTTATTGCGGGCAAGGGAAATATAAAAAAATACACAAAATTGATCAGGGATATGGGAATGATTTCCGATGTAATTTTCACAGGGCCTGTAAGCAAAGAAAAATTGATCAACATGTATACGGCCGGAGATATTTATATTATGCTCTCAAAATTTGACACATTTGGCATGGTTGTCCTGGAAGCTATGGCAGCCGGCCTGCCTGTTGTCATCAGTGGTAATGTCGGCGCCAGAGATATTGTTAGAGAAGGTGTAAACGGATTTGTTGTTGAAGATACAAATGACTCTGATTACATCGCGGCAAAAATAGTTTCGCTTCTTGACGAAAGCACTCGCAAAAAGATGTCCGCCGCCGCAATTCAAACTGCTTGCCAAAATACATGGGATTCTGTGGCTGCAAAATATCGAAACATTTATTCAGGAATAATTGAAAGAAAAATAAAGATGTGA
- a CDS encoding glycosyltransferase family 2 protein yields the protein MEKILLSVAIITKNEKENIRQCLQSISFAGQIVIVDSGSTDNTLEIAAEFGCEIYSEAWRGFGPQKQSAIDKCSQPWILVLDADERIPPDTANIIKKIVTDSNVKDAGFSFPRKNYFQGRWIKHAGWWPDRIVRLFRKEAGRITTAMVHESVEVQGMIGVLDVPIEHYTESSLSKIIQKIDKYSTLGAQEAFKDGKHSSVFSAFMRAFFTFNQDYFLRLGMLDGRQGLTLAVTDAVNKFFKYAKLSELTKINRGGR from the coding sequence TTGGAGAAAATTTTGCTTTCCGTTGCCATAATTACAAAAAACGAAAAAGAAAATATCCGTCAATGTCTGCAAAGCATCTCTTTTGCAGGCCAGATTGTTATTGTTGACTCCGGTAGCACCGATAACACGCTGGAAATTGCCGCTGAGTTTGGTTGCGAGATTTATTCTGAAGCGTGGCGCGGTTTCGGCCCGCAGAAACAATCAGCTATTGATAAATGCAGCCAACCCTGGATTTTAGTCCTGGATGCCGACGAACGTATTCCCCCTGACACGGCGAATATTATAAAAAAAATTGTCACTGACTCTAATGTAAAGGACGCAGGGTTCAGTTTCCCCCGGAAAAACTATTTTCAGGGACGCTGGATAAAACATGCCGGCTGGTGGCCGGATCGAATTGTCCGTCTATTCCGCAAAGAAGCAGGCCGAATAACCACGGCAATGGTTCACGAATCTGTGGAAGTTCAGGGGATGATCGGGGTGTTGGATGTTCCCATTGAACATTATACAGAAAGCAGTTTAAGCAAGATCATTCAAAAAATTGATAAATATTCAACACTGGGAGCTCAGGAAGCTTTTAAAGATGGGAAGCATTCCTCGGTATTTTCAGCTTTTATGCGAGCGTTTTTCACCTTTAATCAGGATTATTTTTTAAGGTTGGGTATGCTGGATGGCAGACAGGGGCTTACTCTTGCAGTGACCGATGCAGTTAATAAATTTTTCAAATACGCTAAATTGAGCGAACTCACAAAAATAAACCGTGGCGGTAGATAG
- a CDS encoding acyltransferase — protein MTNPARNAGIDILKALCIVLVVIWHCQPVTPSMLPDNYTAALLGKQVLEFFYRNISLLAVPSFILISLYLFVGKLSETEDYWKKRLPRLIQVYVFWVGIQFILYLLLGGGLPLPLKTIFRSGGPDLPLGAFMPPMPSIFYFLYILIFCTLLTFLFFKLPGKIRIALAFAIVASSCLYFVYTSANGIGIDTRSMKGYYVYIPLSYYLYHYRDKFIQYRVLFFVGFILSVFGEWVYFNGMTSAYGRMSVLLGTLSLTTIFISGWSKTNTPIRLLSKYSMGIFALHPYALAAVNVSYALFNKQYKVLPAPSASEGLLLLSAIFVLTCLCVWLMSKVKLSKYVS, from the coding sequence ATGACTAATCCGGCAAGAAATGCAGGGATAGATATCCTTAAAGCTCTTTGCATTGTGTTGGTGGTGATTTGGCATTGTCAACCTGTTACGCCATCCATGCTGCCTGATAATTACACTGCCGCACTTCTGGGTAAGCAAGTTCTCGAATTTTTTTACCGGAATATATCTCTTCTGGCAGTTCCTTCGTTTATTCTGATTTCTCTGTATCTTTTTGTCGGTAAGTTATCTGAAACCGAAGATTACTGGAAGAAACGACTGCCGAGATTAATTCAGGTTTATGTATTTTGGGTTGGGATCCAATTTATTCTCTATTTGCTTTTGGGAGGCGGCCTGCCCCTGCCTTTGAAAACTATTTTCCGGAGCGGTGGTCCTGACCTTCCTCTGGGAGCTTTTATGCCGCCCATGCCTTCTATTTTCTATTTTCTCTATATTTTAATTTTTTGCACATTGCTGACATTTTTGTTTTTCAAGCTTCCCGGAAAAATCAGGATAGCTTTGGCTTTTGCCATTGTCGCCTCCTCTTGTCTTTATTTTGTATACACGTCAGCGAATGGTATCGGCATAGATACCCGTTCCATGAAAGGTTATTATGTTTACATTCCACTTTCCTATTATTTATATCATTATCGGGACAAATTCATTCAGTATCGTGTTTTATTTTTTGTCGGATTTATTCTTAGCGTTTTTGGTGAATGGGTATATTTTAATGGAATGACTTCGGCCTATGGAAGAATGTCTGTCCTTTTAGGCACTTTATCTTTAACGACAATTTTCATTTCAGGATGGTCAAAAACAAATACTCCGATAAGATTGCTGTCCAAATACTCGATGGGAATTTTCGCACTTCATCCATACGCTCTTGCTGCCGTCAATGTTTCCTACGCGCTATTTAATAAACAATACAAAGTTTTACCGGCCCCATCGGCAAGTGAAGGACTTTTGCTGTTGTCCGCTATCTTTGTTCTTACCTGTCTGTGTGTCTGGTTGATGAGCAAAGTGAAGCTGAGTAAATATGTTTCATAA
- a CDS encoding O-antigen ligase family protein, whose protein sequence is MEKLKRFIANYFEDALSPASNVSQRFFMLLNLLLPVFTGLYLFINTLPLTAVSEILFYLSLGILLFLILLKKTDFTLRGPLTIPFAMFLIWSIIGLFFTLDPKNSIHDIYAHLLQYLIIFYLLVNYFHTRKRLEMLSWIMILSIAFFSIGAIIGYYFIDGYPFSARLGIGFRVMYTGTMVIITVAFIPLMLNKLYQSKTRAVKLFLIFCALITTLATLLSQSRAALIGLITALLIMSVNKKKTIVFIIIALFFATAIPSIRDRVSRLGFQDVRSNINRLFFEVFKDYPVTGVGFGIQIYGNPNLIDLKKYNQKLPEEYQLSPNWIFNCPHNAYLDIAVRTGIVGLMLFLSILLVALLMLWQIWRKSQDSRWRAWAVCLLACLVSIIVQIPFNDLYYPSWISLYTILAMITIVWGLAGKNQAVNQETRSTS, encoded by the coding sequence ATGGAGAAATTAAAAAGATTCATCGCAAATTATTTTGAAGACGCGTTAAGCCCGGCAAGCAATGTCTCTCAGCGGTTTTTTATGCTTTTGAATTTGTTGCTTCCAGTTTTCACGGGACTTTATTTATTTATAAACACACTGCCCCTCACGGCGGTTAGCGAAATTTTATTCTATCTTTCCCTTGGTATTTTACTTTTTTTAATTCTTTTAAAAAAGACAGATTTTACTTTGCGTGGGCCGCTGACAATTCCATTTGCCATGTTTCTGATATGGTCAATCATAGGTTTATTCTTTACGCTCGATCCTAAAAACTCCATTCACGATATCTATGCTCATTTATTGCAATATCTTATTATTTTCTATCTGCTGGTCAATTATTTCCATACCCGGAAGAGATTGGAAATGCTGTCGTGGATTATGATTTTGTCTATAGCGTTTTTTTCTATTGGAGCAATCATTGGCTATTACTTTATCGATGGATATCCATTTAGCGCTCGGTTGGGGATAGGATTCCGAGTTATGTACACGGGCACAATGGTCATAATTACAGTCGCTTTCATACCACTGATGCTGAATAAACTATATCAATCAAAAACGCGTGCTGTTAAGCTTTTTCTTATTTTTTGCGCTTTGATAACAACATTGGCAACTTTGCTGAGTCAGTCCAGAGCAGCATTGATAGGCCTTATCACCGCGCTTTTGATCATGAGTGTGAACAAAAAGAAAACCATCGTTTTTATTATAATCGCTCTCTTTTTCGCGACAGCTATACCGAGTATAAGAGACAGGGTCAGCCGTCTGGGGTTCCAGGACGTCCGCAGTAATATAAACCGCCTCTTTTTTGAAGTTTTTAAAGACTATCCTGTTACAGGAGTGGGCTTTGGCATACAAATATACGGCAACCCGAACCTTATTGATTTAAAAAAATATAATCAGAAATTACCTGAAGAATATCAGCTTTCGCCAAATTGGATTTTTAACTGTCCCCACAATGCTTATCTCGACATTGCAGTTCGGACAGGTATCGTCGGGTTGATGCTGTTTTTGTCCATTCTGCTTGTCGCTTTGTTAATGCTCTGGCAAATTTGGAGAAAATCGCAAGACAGCCGATGGCGGGCATGGGCTGTCTGTCTTCTGGCCTGCCTGGTATCAATAATTGTTCAGATACCTTTTAATGATTTATACTACCCTTCATGGATCAGTCTCTACACGATTCTGGCAATGATCACTATTGTCTGGGGTCTAGCAGGAAAAAATCAGGCAGTGAATCAGGAAACACGAAGCACTTCCTGA